In Spirosoma pollinicola, the genomic window CGCAGTCCGGTGTTGTATTATGGTACACACCCGCGCAGGAGCAATCTTTGTTTTTTAAAGACTCTCTGACCATTCCATGCGGCAAAGCCCAGGTACCGGCCCTGGTCTGGAAAGCCTCAAAGTGCGAACTACAGCTTTTCGCCTTATCAGACGACGGAAAACCTGACATAAAAACCCCGCTTTATTACGCTCCTTTTTTTAATACGGCTAAATCAGGAAATGTATGTATGGGTACTGTACAGGTAGGAATAACCGAATCAAGTTCGTTGGAGGAATTTATAGGGGCTTGGGAAACGGCTTTTTTTAACAGTTATTTTTCTCACTTGAATGACCAGCATCAACCCGTAAAAGGCAATATTATCCAGCTTTGGCAGTCACTGATGGATTCAGGAAAACCGTTTCCAATAGGGTTATTAACCACAAGTTCATTAACCATCCAGCAGCTATTGTAGTATGGAAACTAAAAAACCACTAATGCATTTTACCGCCGGATATTTAATTAATCCGACCAATCCGGTAACCGTAAATCTGCTGGGCGCGGGCGGGACAGGTTCCCAAATGCTGATGGCACTCGCTAAGATGAATTATGCCCTTAAGCAGTTAGAGCATCCCGGTTTTCAGGTAAATCTTTGGGATGGTGATACGGTGAGTAAAGCAAATTTAGGTCGTCAGCTATTTGCGGAGGTAGAACTAGGTTTTAACAAAGCGGTAGCCTTAGTGAATCGTACTAACCGATTTTTCGGAACGAACTGGAAAGCCGTACCGGAACCCTACTGCATCAACAGTCTGAGAAAAGAATATAATGCACTGGCATCAGCTAACGTATTTATCAGTTGCGTAGACACGGTATCATCGAGAATGGAGTTAGCCAATATTTTACGTCAAATTATTGAAAAACGGGAACACCATCAGGATAGACCCTACTACTGGATGGATTTTGGCAACGGCAGACATACCGGACAAGTAATTCTCTCAACAGTGGGTAAATTGCCACAACCTACCTCAAAAAAGTATCGTACCGTTGAACAGCTACCCTTTGTAACGGATGAGTTTAAAACCTTGCTGGAACAGGCAGATACCTCGGATGATACGCCATCCTGTTCGCTGGCGGAAGCCTTATCCAAACAGGAGTTATTCATTAATCCGACATTAGCCAATATTGGTAGTTCCCTGCTGTGGTCGCTGTTACGAAATGGCATGACTGAACACAGGGGGGTGTTTCTGAACCTGCACGAGTTTCGCACCCAGCCACTAAAACTGAACTAACGTTTAACGAGCTTTTGGACTGGCTGTTTAGCCAGTCGCTAACTACCTCACAACACTGAACTGGACTACACTAATTCTACCTGGGAATAAGGGGAAAGATGCTTTTGTAATTCCTTGTAAATTAGCGAGTTGCCTTGTTTTCTGGTTTCAGAATGCCGATCTTTAAGTTAGTAAAGGAAGGCCAAAAGGCTGAGTGACAACCCCAGAATATTTCCCCATGAAACCCGCTGATGCCTACCGAAGACTGATCGAATCTGGACCTTTCGATGATCCCCTGGTGTCCTGGTGCGCCACGCGCTGGCACTGGGTCGCGCGGGAGGGAAAGCAGGTACTTTGCTGCACACCCTGGCGCTCGGTTAGTAAAGACTACCCTGAATTCATAAAGCCGGTTGTTTAAACCCCGTTCTTACCAACCTCAAAATTCTATGACGATGGATGCGCTCGATCCTTTCACGGAAACTATAATTCAGCGCCTGGCTGAAACACTGGTAGCTGCTAGGGAGGCCAGTCAAACACAGCCCTTAACCGATATGTGTTCGGAAGTCTGGTTTATGTATGACCTAATTGGCAATATAGGGTTTAGCATGATGGGTGCCCATCATGTTCAGTTTGATAATGACCAGTTCAACCTCACCTGGAAAATGGGATCGGGTGCTTTAATAGATACCGTTGAGTTCAGCTATAATCCAGGCAAGGACTTATTTAATCTGCGGTTCAGACGGTACGTTATGGGACAGTCGATCATTATCGAGAAAGAAACCGAATTTCTTGGTATCTACGATGACATGGTTATCCCGCTGATTGAAAAACAGACCGGGTCACGCCAGACCGGGTTTTATCTACGTCTGTAAGAAGAAATTTTTGTTTGTATGGGTAGTATTCAACGCCTGTACTATAGGCGTTGAATCTGAGTAAAAGAATCATTGATGTAAGGATATGTCATCAGATTACTGGCTAATAACTTTAGCCAAGTCCTGGATAACTATAGTTTTATATTTTCAAGTATTAAAATTTAAATAGTTATATTTGAAAATATAAAACTAACTTTAATTCATATTTCCATGGAAACAAACCCCGTCGCTACGCTACAGGAGGTAGAAACATTAAAACAAAAATGGCTTACTGAGCCGACGTTTGACTTAAGTGAGCTCTCCAGCCAGGAAGTAGTGCAAAAATTTGCCCCGTTTCGGGAGGAATTGCGGACATTTCAGGAAAAGATGGAAGTAGCTTGGGCCCAGGCGGCGGCCGTTAACGTGCATAGTCTAAAGGACGGCCTGAAGGAGGAGTCCTCAAGTCAACTACTGAACACTACCAACCAGCACGTGTTGGCCGAAAAAGCCCTTCAGCGGTATCTGCACATCGTTCTTTCACCGGTGCCTGAAGACGTTCGTGATGATCTTGGCGAGTTAATCAAAATCTTCGTTGAAACGTCTGTACGGTTTTACTCTAGTTGAACACGGGAAAACTGCCGTTCCGCCTGTGCCTTACCCGCTTAGTAGTGAATGTGAATCAATGTAAACTTCAGCCCGCTATGAATGGAAGCTGGATAGCCGGAAGCGCTCCCCATGAATTCCAGAGTGAACCCTAAGCTCATTTCATTTTCACCCAAATCGACCAAAATTTATGAATCTTCAACCCCATTCAATTAGTCCGGTTACTCAACAACAAACGAGTAGGTCAGATCAACTAAAACCCGTAACGGCCAAACCAAAATTTATAGTGTCTCTAAGTAATCGGGGTAATCCGGATCTGGGCCAGTCACCGTCTAAACCGCTGCCGTCGAGCCGGTGTTACAAAAAAGCTTGTCGTTCCGTACTGGAGGCCCGCCGGGTCTGTCTGGAATATATCAGTAAGCATCAATTAGGAGGTGGCCACTGGTGCGGAGGCCAGGTAACGAACGCGCTGGGACGACCTGTTGCCCACATCTCTTATAATGGACGGTTGTGGCAGCCCCAGTCAAACGATACCTTCCCTAAAAAACCGTACTTTCCCCTGATTACGTATGACCGCAAGCACTGCCGTCTAGTAGTTTGTTATAGTCATATTTATAAGGAAATAACGATTCGGGCGAAGGAATTATCCGGTGAGTTTCGGTTCATGGATCCTTTTGACGACAACCGGGGGTTTGTGCTTGTCTTTATGCCGGCGACGGTGGAGAATCTGATTATTGTGCAAATATATCCCACGCAGTACCAGGGTCGTCAAGGTTGGATTGCCACTACATCTGAGC contains:
- a CDS encoding PRTRC system ThiF family protein; protein product: METKKPLMHFTAGYLINPTNPVTVNLLGAGGTGSQMLMALAKMNYALKQLEHPGFQVNLWDGDTVSKANLGRQLFAEVELGFNKAVALVNRTNRFFGTNWKAVPEPYCINSLRKEYNALASANVFISCVDTVSSRMELANILRQIIEKREHHQDRPYYWMDFGNGRHTGQVILSTVGKLPQPTSKKYRTVEQLPFVTDEFKTLLEQADTSDDTPSCSLAEALSKQELFINPTLANIGSSLLWSLLRNGMTEHRGVFLNLHEFRTQPLKLN
- a CDS encoding PRTRC system protein B — its product is MQNITEQFEQGYYPVKALLLYRSKLETRSFYLEAFDIEKKTGKPINAHPLAENKLTMLSKALLTKEKKQQDYLMPKGLLPANLLSLNTQSGVVLWYTPAQEQSLFFKDSLTIPCGKAQVPALVWKASKCELQLFALSDDGKPDIKTPLYYAPFFNTAKSGNVCMGTVQVGITESSSLEEFIGAWETAFFNSYFSHLNDQHQPVKGNIIQLWQSLMDSGKPFPIGLLTTSSLTIQQLL